From a single Kryptolebias marmoratus isolate JLee-2015 linkage group LG6, ASM164957v2, whole genome shotgun sequence genomic region:
- the parp14rs1 gene encoding poly(ADP-ribose) polymerase family member 14-related sequence 1: MADGYEFPLLVELEESSTPRLKNKLVKYFQSKKSLGGDCEVDYETGSSTALLRFRSEEDQRRVLRKDSHQINLETGLLKMTVRLPSEQETTQEDSSDGGSKKSDVSETSKPPAADKCTPVKEAQAEAKGRDDAADDATDEELCSTSAVLENIPDSVNQEFLEMLVENVIKDLTSTTASLFTLEVIPEGSCGVVTFQNGKDNSDFIAKCPKNRMFTRMKLSVRPLEVTEQVVAEGIPNCNVDVVELHFENEGGDVEDVRINEAEQSAIITFKNPQDARTVLNKKHKIKKEEFKVYPFYKSLGVALYGKDKPSPKLPAAISEPIDGAVLTYLKNNKAAAETVRCDLAKHFCNITLDQSTVRLSPTPSILKEKDAKTIIKEWANTVKSAFAQAMSKFKAFKLSLESEVWKESEEKIKQTLQNEDVVVVPDKASGVLSVAGLVTDVNRLEKPLTEVLNKAQQIVRREKLSKTQDIKVSPPLFHILSQDGLKDKLKQVCPELKVSYDKLNSVVKVTGFVDEIIDASKVINDAMFTLKRQNLEVDTYLFDTMKDEQQEDLTDALLTAYAINAALEISAHSIQLIAVSDREILDAQDHLKQLLISQHIDVEDNKVLKMPEWQHLVSQLESANSESGKKSRIYTTPQKVVVSGHKDSVTKVSNELEDFLTQNSHDEENIAVEADLIIEYLQSQTTLPSLLKQLESNVDVSYVKEAIILSGPRAAVKQYKNIVEDIVYSVFFEPFKVSKPGANKLFIKKETMYVPLIKNETGCLVQLVEEQDDFVHVQKSVYQIQTADGVEIAVFKADMCTYPVDAVINPSNEDLNHNGGLAGALLKAAGPQLQSECNKIITTKGKLKPGNCVITGAGGQLCCKNIIHAVGPKFEKAKSMKAEAQLKRTVKESLELAERQGCLSVALPAISRGLGFPLNLCVFTIVRAVKEYCDEKADDNTLKKIHLVDNKDTVVKVMEDAIKQEFGNQGVHPPQPASLPKLIKPPQVKLPVLSQSLCRVQTKEGLEIILKKGQIEAAKTEVIVNTVFDDLALNRGAVSNAILAAAGPKLQQLVTDQNPKGTHGEVIVTDGCKLKSKKVFHVVAPSWDKGQGTAEKTLSGIFKECLDMAEKTNLASISFPAIGTGNLSFPKDLVVSLMLDKILDFSSQTPPKHLKKVAIVLYPKDAQTIQAFSDEFIKRFPNASGSLTSTSSSQSTAGAFSKVTSSPGMHETKMGNVTVQVVSGDITKETTDVIVNSSNEDFSLQSGVSKAILDAAGLAVREECQFLGSQPNSGMIMTQPGNLKSKKILHLVGQTDPVKINTSVKEALQLCVKNSHTSISFPAIGTGQGNVQAKQVADSMLDGVIDVMSQNASSALTLIRIVIFQQHMLSDFQTSMQQREAPDPKDTAGIIGKAFQKIKAFFVSEHPEEPKKKEDVIIETVKPKSADFHICGASQANVNAAKKRISNLISDDITIAHITDNDILNFSAADLQHIIDIQKNMSVSISTENKNSQVSVIIEGLSKDVLKAHGEIDNMLRKVRSGQEMKKKWELASAVADWQYQSQGLQFQSFDVMTNYLLEQALEKELPNVSVTIKGQVYTVTMPKGPATDSKGNSLQIKRIDKFKDTDIPEDWDAMPPGTTCLCVEIQSGTEEYAEVLKLFQATCNRPVTKIKRIQNPGLWKGLEIKKSELETRNGHQNNERRLFHGTCESTIPIINEQGFNRSYAGKNAACYGNGSYFAVKASYSAQDTYSKPNQNKEKFMYLCRVLTGDFTLGQQHLIAPPSKGTNSVYLYDSVVDNASNPSMFVVFHDIQAYPEYLITFQ, encoded by the exons TCGCATCAGATCAACCTGGAGACAGGCCTGCTGAAGATGACAGTCCGCCTCCCCTCTGAGCAGGAAACAACTCAg GAGGATTCATCTGATGGAGGCAGCAAGAAAT CGGATGTTTCAGAGACCAGCAAACCTCCAGCTGCTGATAAATGTACACCTGTGAAAGAAGCTCAGGCAGAGGCAAAAGGCAGAGATGATGCAGCAGACGATGCAACAGACGAGGAGCTGTGCTCCACCTCGgctgttttagaaaacattcCCGATTCTGTAAACCAGGAATTCTTGGAGATGCTAGTGGAGAATGTTATAAAGGATCTTACTTCTACAACTGCCTCCCTTTTCACTTTGGAAGTCATTCCCGAGGGCTCATGTGGCGTTGTGACTTTCCAGAATGGAAAAG ATAACTCTGACTTTATAGCAAAGTGTCCTAAAAACAGGATGTTCACGAGGATGAAACTGTCAGTTCGTCCTCTTGAAGTCACGGAGCAAGTCGTGGCTGAAGGCATTCCAAACTGCAATGTAGACGTAGTTGAGCTCCACTTTGAGAATGAAGGAGGGGATGTGGAAGATGTCAGGATTAATGAAGCTGAACAGTCTGCTATCATCACATTTAAGAACCCTCAAG ATGCTAGGACAGTcctcaataaaaaacataaaataaaaaaggaagaattcAAAGTCTATCCATTTTATAAGTCTTTGGGAGTAGCCCTTTATGGCAAAGATAAGCCCTCACCAAAACTTCCTGCTGCCATCTCTGAACCCATTGATGGTGCAGTTCTTACAtatctaaaaaacaacaaagctgcagcagagacagtTCGTTGTGACTTGGCTAAACATTTCTGCAACATAACCCTTGATCAGTCAACTGTGCGCCTGAGCCCTACACCTTCAATACTAAAGGAAAAGGATGCCAAAACCATCATTAAAGAGTGGGCAAACACTGTGAAGTCAGCCTTCGCACAAGCTATGTCAAAATTTAAAGCCTTCAAGCTCTCCCTAGAGTCAGAGGTATGGAAAGAGTCTGAGGAGAAAATCAAACAGACACTTCAGAATGAAGATGTGGTTGTAGTACCTGATAAAGCCAGTGGTGTCTTATCTGTGGCTGGCCTTGTGACTGATGTCAACAGATTAGAGAAACCTCTTACAGAAGTCCTTAACAAGGCACAACAAATTGTGCGGAGGGAGAAATTAAGCAAAACCCAAGATATCAAAGTGTCACCGCCACTTTTCCACATTCTTTCCCAAGATGGTCTAAAGGACAAACTTAAACAAGTGTGCCCAGAGCTCAAAGTGTCCTATGACAAACTGAATAGTGTCGTGAAAGTAACTGGCTTTGTGGATGAGATTATTGATGCAAGCAAAGTGATAAATGATGCAATGTTCACATTAAAGCGGCAGAATTTAGAAGTAGATACATATTTGTTTGACACGATGAAAGATGAGCAACAAGAGGACCTTACAGATGCTCTTCTCACAGCTTATGCCATAAATGCAGCGTTGGAGATCAGTGCACATAGTATACAGCTCATTGCTGTTTCTGACAGGGAAATACTGGATGCTCAAGACCatctgaagcagctgctgatTTCTCAACACATTGATGTTGAAGACAATAAAGTCCTGAAGATGCCAGAGTGGCAGCACCTGGTCAGTCAGTTGGAAAGTGCCAACAGTGAGTCAGGCAAAAAAAGTCGGATCTACACCACACCACAAAAGGTTGTGGTGTCCGGTCACAAGGATAGTGTCACTAAAGTTAGCAATGAACTAGAGGACTTTTTAACACAGAATTCTCATGATGAAGAAAATATTGCTGTTGAGGCAGATCTCATCATTGAATACCTTCAAAGTCAGACCACGTTGCCATCATTGTTGAAGCAGTTGGAAAGCAACGTGGACGTGTCATATGTAAAGGAAGCCATCATCCTCAGTGGTCCCAGAGCTGCTGTAAAACAGTACAAGAACATTGTGGAAGATATAGTCTACTCTGTGTTCTTTGAACCATTTAAAGTTTCAAAACCTGGAGCAAATAAGTTGTttataaagaaagaaaccatGTATGTTCCCTTAATCAAGAATGAAACTGGTTGCTTGGTCCAGCTGGTTGAAGAACAGGATGACTTTGTACACGTGCAAAAATCTGTTTACCAAATTCAGACTGCTGATGGAGTGGAAATAGCTGTTTTTAAGGCAGATATGTGCACTTACCCTGTGGATGCCGTTATCAATCCTTCTAATGAAGACTTGAACCACAATGGAGGTCTTGCAGGAGcacttttaaaagctgctggCCCACAGCTACAGAGtgaatgcaacaaaataattacCACAAAAGGAAAGCTGAAACCTGGAAATTGTGTCATAACTGGTGCTGGGGGACAGCTTTGctgcaaaaacatcattcatgCTGTGGGGCCAAAATTCGAAAAGGCTAAATCCATGAAGGCCGAGGCACAATTAAAAAGAACTGTTAAAGAAAGCTTAGAACTTGCTGAAAGACAAGGCTGCCTTTCTGTGGCTCTTCCTGCCATCAGCAGAGGCCTTGGCTTTCCCCtcaatctgtgtgtgtttaccatCGTCAGAGCAGTGAAGGAATACTGCGATGAGAAAGCCGATGACAACACACTGAAGAAGATCCATCTGGTGGACAACAAGGACACTGTTGTTAAGGTTATGGAAGATGCCATCAAGCAGGAGTTTGGAAATCAGGGTGTTCATCCTCCTCAACCAGCTTCTCTTCCCAAACTTATTAAACCTCCACAAGTGAAGTTACCTGTACTTAGCCAAAGCTTGTGTCGTGTGCAAACTAAAGAGGGCCTGGAAATCATTCTTAAAAAAGGACAGATTGAAGCTGCCAAG acAGAGGTGATAGTGAACACAGTGTTTGATGATCTTGCGTTGAATAGAGGGGCAGTTTCAAATGCCATCTTGGCTGCGGCTGGACCCAAGCTCCAGCAACTGGTTACTGACCAAAACCCTAAAGGAACGCATGGTGAGGTCATTGTTACTGACGGCTGCAAGCTGAAGAGCAAGAAAGTATTCCATGTAGTTGCCCCTAGCTGGGATAAGGGCCAAGGCACAGCGGAAAAA ACCTTAAGCGGGATCTTTAAGGAGTGCTTGGACATGGCAGAGAAAACTAATTTGGCCTCCATATCATTCCCGGCTATTGGTACTGGAAACTTGAGTTTTCCAAAAGACCTCGTTGTGTCCTTGATGCTGGATAAAATCCTAGACTTTAGCAGCCAGACACCACCCAAGCACCTAAAGAAGGTCGCGATCGTTCTTTATCCCAAAGATGCACAAACTATTCAG GCGTTCAGTGATGAATTTATAAAGAGGTTTCCCAATGCCTCAGGTAGTTTGACGTCTACAAGCTCCTCACAGAGTACAGCAG GTGCCTTCTCTAAAGTCACCTCCAGTCCAGGAATGCATGAAACTAAAATGGGAAACGTGACGGTGCAAGTAGTATCTGGAGATATAACCAAGGAGACCACTGATGTCATTGTCAACTCTTCAAATGAGGACTTTTCTCTTCAGTCAG GAGTTTCTAAGGCCATTCTGGATGCAGCTGGTCTGGCTGTTAGGGAAGAATGCCAATTCCTGG GTTCCCAGCCCAATTCAGGCATGATAATGACACAGCCAGGTAACCTGAAGTCTAAGAAGATCCTCCACCTGGTCGGACAGACTGACCCAGTAAAAATCAACACAAGTGTAAAGGAAGCACTTCagttgtgtgtgaaaaactcCCACACCTCCATTTCCTTTCCTGCCATTGGCACAG GTCAAGGCAACGTCCAGGCAAAACAGGTGGCAGACTCCATGTTAGATGGAGTGATTGATGTGATGAGCCAAAATGCTTCCAGTGCCTTGACTTTAATCCGAATAGTAATTTTCCAGCAGCATATGCTGAGTGATTTCCAAACCAGTATGCAGCAAAGGGAAGCCCCAGATCCAAAGGATACAGCGGGAATCATTGGCAAAGCATTCCAGAAGATCAAGG cattttttgtttctgaacatcCAGAAGAGCCCAAGAAAAAGGAGGATGTCATCATTGAGACAGTCAAACCAAAATCTGCGGATTTCCACATCTGTGGTGCCTCACAGGCTAATGTCAATGCAGCTAAAAAGAGGATAAGCAACTTAATTTCTGATGACATAACCATCGCCCACATTACCGACAATGACATCCTAAACTTCTCTGCTGCAGACTTGCAGCATATCATTGACATCCAGAAGAACATGTCTGTGAGCATTAGTACTGAGAACAAGAACAGCCAAGTCTCAGTCATCATTGAAGGTCTCAGTAAGGATGTGCTCAAAGCTCACGGTGAGATAGATAATATGCTGAGGAAGGTGAGAAGTGGACAggagatgaaaaagaaatggGAATTGGCGAGCGCAGTGGCAGATTGGCAGTACCAGTCACAAGGGCTTCAGTTTCAGAGTTTTGATGTAATGACTAACTACTTGCTTGAGCAGGCATTGGAGAAGGAACTACCAAATGTAAGTGTTACAATCAAGGGCCAAGTCTACACTGTGACGATGCCAAAAGGACCTGCCACTGACAGCAAGGGAAACAGCCTGCAGATAAAACGAATTGACAAATTTAAAG ATACTGATATTCCTGAGGATTGGGATGCTATGCCACCCGGCACCACTTGTCTGTGTGTTGAAATCCAATCTGGGACAGAAGAGTACGCTGAAGTTCTTAAGCTGTTCCAGGCCACATGTAATCGACCCGTTACCAAG ATTAAGAGGATCCAGAATCCTGGACTGTGGAAGGGTCTTGAGATCAAAAAGTCAGAACTGGAGACGAGAAATGGCCACCAGAACAATGAGAGACGCCTCTTCCACGGCACCTGTGAATCCACCATACCCATTATCAACGAACAGGGCTTCAATAGGAGTTACGCAGGAAAGAACG ctgcgtGTTATGGAAATGGGTCATACTTTGCTGTGAAGGCCAGTTACTCTGCCCAGGACACCTACTCCAAGCCCAATCAAAATAAAGAGAAGTTCATGTACCTCTGCCGAGTGCTGACGGGGGACTTCACCCTTGGGCAACAACACTTGATCGCACCACCATCCAAGGGGACCAACTCTGTTTATCTGTACGACAGTGTTGTGGACAATGCGTCCAACCCCAGCATGTTTGTGGTCTTCCATGACATCCAGGCCTATCCTGAGTACCTGATTACATTCCAgtaa